One Phycisphaerae bacterium genomic window carries:
- a CDS encoding type II secretion system protein encodes MVPRTTTTRRGLAFTLIELLVVVAIIALLMSILLPTLGAAKGRARQVMCRNNMRQLSMAFVRYANDYMDLLPGNAFDRLADWLGPANAEGPGLTDEQLWYNMDCTPEKGTIFPYMGQQPKSYFCPDHERFPQDGSTPVKRYSYTSPMILTGAPIDLPKRCLIQNPRPNERCRPANWRTATDTLMVPIVVEEDVKYHLESVRDSGWSNVDGITSRHKGKGHLGFLDGHVEMRWFRRGGSPPPNYERFTAWHMWLEVADKHVTVGRYTDADGYGITMGFLQKNYNKPGVYSP; translated from the coding sequence GTGGTGCCGAGAACCACAACAACGCGACGGGGCTTGGCGTTCACCCTCATCGAATTGCTCGTGGTGGTGGCGATCATCGCCCTGCTGATGTCCATCCTGCTGCCCACGTTGGGAGCCGCGAAGGGCCGGGCCCGCCAGGTGATGTGCCGCAACAACATGCGACAGCTCTCGATGGCGTTCGTCCGGTACGCTAACGACTACATGGACCTGCTCCCCGGCAACGCCTTCGATCGCTTGGCCGACTGGCTGGGGCCGGCGAACGCGGAGGGGCCGGGACTCACCGACGAGCAGCTCTGGTACAACATGGACTGCACGCCTGAGAAGGGCACCATCTTCCCCTACATGGGGCAGCAACCCAAGTCGTACTTTTGCCCGGACCACGAGCGCTTCCCACAGGACGGCTCCACGCCGGTGAAACGGTACAGCTACACTTCGCCGATGATCCTCACGGGCGCGCCCATCGACCTGCCGAAGCGCTGCCTCATTCAGAATCCGCGTCCCAACGAACGCTGCCGGCCCGCCAATTGGCGCACGGCGACCGACACCCTCATGGTCCCGATCGTGGTCGAAGAGGACGTGAAGTACCATCTGGAGTCGGTCCGCGACAGCGGCTGGTCCAACGTCGATGGCATCACCAGCCGTCACAAGGGCAAGGGCCACCTGGGCTTCCTCGACGGCCATGTGGAGATGCGCTGGTTCCGTCGCGGCGGCTCACCGCCTCCCAACTATGAGCGTTTCACGGCCTGGCACATGTGGCTCGAGGTCGCCGACAAGCACGTGACGGTAGGACGCTATACGGACGCCGACGGCTACGGCATCACGATGGGTTTCCTGCAGAAGAACTACAACAAGCCGGGCGTCTACAGCCCGTGA
- a CDS encoding Gfo/Idh/MocA family oxidoreductase, whose product MEIEPSHDVNEPATPAETPDTSPLSRRAFLKSSAIAAATTFVAGCATGQRRGEAPAILPSGGVPDRIRVGVIGCGGRGTGAALDCVHSSPNVEIVALGDLFQDRIDECCARLTQIGDKLKVNEDTCFTGFDNYLGVLSCDINMVILATPPGFRPMHLRAAIEAGKHVFMEKPVAVDPVGVRSIIASSELALCKGLAIVCGTQRRHEPCYLETMRRIHDGAIGEIVGGQCYWNQGDLWVKPQQPEWSDMEWQCRNWLYFTWLSGDHIVEQHVHNLDVMNWAMKSPPVKCMGMGGRQVRTGPEYGNIFDHFAVEYEYPGGVRVLSMCRQIGGNSDRVSEHLVGTKGTCDPGGTIITKREWKFEAPGDPVNPYVQEHKDLIASIRKGRPLNEGRRIAESTLTAIMGRMSAYTGRELSWDWVMNASQLDLMPPELRMGALAVEPVAVPGQTKLV is encoded by the coding sequence ATGGAAATCGAACCCAGCCACGATGTGAACGAGCCCGCCACCCCCGCCGAGACGCCCGACACCTCGCCGCTCTCGCGCCGGGCCTTTCTGAAATCATCCGCCATCGCCGCCGCCACCACGTTCGTAGCGGGCTGCGCCACCGGGCAGCGCCGCGGCGAAGCGCCGGCGATCCTGCCGTCCGGCGGCGTACCCGACCGCATCCGCGTCGGTGTCATCGGTTGCGGCGGACGCGGCACCGGCGCCGCCCTGGATTGCGTGCACTCGTCACCGAACGTCGAGATTGTCGCCCTGGGCGACCTCTTCCAGGACCGCATCGATGAGTGCTGTGCCCGGCTGACGCAGATCGGCGACAAGCTGAAGGTCAACGAGGACACGTGCTTCACGGGCTTCGACAACTACCTCGGCGTGCTGTCGTGCGACATCAACATGGTGATCCTGGCGACGCCGCCCGGCTTCCGGCCCATGCACCTGCGGGCCGCGATCGAGGCGGGCAAGCACGTTTTCATGGAGAAGCCCGTCGCGGTCGACCCCGTCGGCGTGCGTTCCATCATTGCCTCGTCCGAGCTGGCGCTGTGCAAGGGCCTCGCGATCGTCTGCGGTACACAGCGACGCCACGAGCCGTGCTACCTCGAGACGATGCGGCGCATCCATGACGGCGCGATCGGCGAGATCGTCGGCGGCCAGTGCTACTGGAACCAGGGCGACCTGTGGGTGAAGCCGCAGCAGCCGGAGTGGTCCGACATGGAGTGGCAGTGCCGCAACTGGCTGTATTTCACGTGGCTGTCCGGCGACCACATCGTCGAGCAACACGTCCACAACCTGGACGTCATGAACTGGGCCATGAAGTCCCCGCCGGTCAAGTGCATGGGCATGGGCGGCCGGCAGGTCCGCACCGGACCGGAATACGGCAACATCTTCGACCACTTCGCGGTCGAGTACGAATACCCGGGCGGCGTGCGCGTGTTGAGCATGTGCCGGCAGATCGGCGGGAACTCCGACCGTGTGTCCGAGCATCTGGTCGGCACGAAGGGCACTTGTGATCCGGGCGGCACGATCATCACCAAGCGCGAGTGGAAGTTCGAAGCGCCAGGCGACCCGGTGAATCCGTACGTCCAGGAGCACAAGGACCTGATCGCCAGCATCCGCAAGGGCCGACCGCTGAACGAGGGCCGGCGCATCGCGGAAAGCACGCTGACGGCGATCATGGGTCGGATGTCGGCGTACACCGGCCGCGAGCTGTCGTGGGACTGGGTGATGAACGCGTCGCAGCTCGACCTCATGCCGCCGGAGCTGCGCATGGGCGCGCTGGCGGTCGAGCCCGTCGCGGTGCCGGGACAGACGAAGCTCGTGTAG
- a CDS encoding PTS fructose transporter subunit IIC: protein MTESLQKLRQYLLTGVSYVIPCIACGGILIAAAIAFAPLTPEVGPQPEKVPILQLMLQIGVTAFKLALPILAGYISYAIAGKPGLVPGFIGGYLAGEVNAGFLGALVIGLLAGWIVNLIKTVPVPKYIKPIMPILIIPIVSSGIVGLLMLKVIGIPIANLMELLADWLRTMSTGNAALLAIILGGMIAFDMGGPVNKAAFFFGAAMIKEGQYAVMGACAAAICTPPLGLGLATLIRRKLWSDEEKEGGIAALAMGMIGITEGAIPFAAADPLRVIPCIMLGSMVAAVIAMIGGVGDHAPHGGPIVLPVVDNRIAYVFAIVVGTLVTALAIILLKTVTQRRAPEKAEVSA from the coding sequence GTGACTGAATCCCTGCAGAAGCTGCGGCAGTACCTGCTCACGGGGGTGTCGTACGTCATCCCCTGCATCGCGTGCGGCGGCATCCTGATCGCGGCCGCGATCGCCTTTGCGCCGCTGACCCCCGAGGTGGGGCCGCAGCCCGAGAAGGTGCCGATCCTGCAGCTCATGCTCCAGATCGGCGTGACGGCGTTCAAGCTGGCGCTGCCGATCCTGGCGGGCTACATCAGCTACGCCATCGCCGGCAAGCCGGGCCTGGTGCCCGGCTTCATCGGCGGCTATCTGGCGGGCGAAGTCAACGCCGGATTCCTCGGCGCGCTCGTGATCGGGCTGCTCGCCGGCTGGATCGTGAACCTCATCAAGACCGTGCCGGTGCCGAAGTACATCAAGCCGATCATGCCGATTCTGATCATTCCGATCGTGTCGTCCGGGATCGTCGGGCTGCTGATGCTGAAGGTGATCGGGATTCCGATTGCGAACCTGATGGAGCTGCTGGCAGACTGGCTGCGGACGATGAGCACCGGCAATGCGGCGCTGCTCGCGATCATCCTGGGAGGCATGATCGCGTTCGACATGGGTGGGCCGGTCAACAAAGCGGCGTTCTTCTTCGGGGCGGCGATGATCAAGGAAGGTCAGTACGCGGTGATGGGCGCGTGCGCCGCGGCGATCTGCACCCCGCCGCTGGGCCTGGGCCTGGCCACGCTGATACGCCGCAAGCTCTGGAGCGACGAGGAGAAGGAGGGCGGCATCGCCGCGCTGGCGATGGGAATGATCGGTATCACCGAGGGAGCAATCCCGTTCGCGGCGGCGGATCCGCTGCGCGTGATCCCCTGCATCATGCTGGGCTCGATGGTCGCCGCGGTGATCGCGATGATCGGCGGCGTGGGCGATCACGCGCCGCACGGCGGGCCGATCGTTCTGCCGGTCGTCGATAATCGCATCGCATACGTCTTCGCCATTGTGGTGGGCACGCTGGTCACCGCGCTTGCGATCATCCTGCTGAAGACTGTGACGCAACGGCGTGCTCCTGAGAAGGCCGAGGTGTCCGCATGA
- a CDS encoding helix-turn-helix transcriptional regulator yields MVMPPATARRTIVHELESFLRRTHIRQVHFARATVAPPPLAYVTSFPRLSVPLSGKHPMEIARDAGPAHITLMRGQAVFAGANCWNKPDWSTAVSVLTLLFGKKQVGVSLVDHDGRTAEPRAALKATLGPPGGVTQSILNALTTIAPQPRPAPLDRLLAESLLHACLQALRSPAAPHPRKAARTYETLCLYVQENFQNALTRESVAHSLGLSPNHVSRIFRREGCLRFNDYVTLVRIDRAKFMLKEYGSSLKEIAAHCGYQDVAYFCRVFRRVTKVTPTEYRLKGL; encoded by the coding sequence ATGGTGATGCCGCCGGCCACGGCCCGCCGTACGATCGTTCACGAGTTGGAGAGCTTCCTGCGCCGCACGCACATCCGCCAGGTGCACTTCGCGCGCGCCACCGTCGCGCCGCCCCCGCTCGCCTACGTCACGAGCTTTCCGCGCCTGTCGGTCCCGCTGTCCGGCAAACACCCGATGGAGATCGCCCGCGACGCCGGCCCGGCCCACATCACGCTGATGCGCGGCCAGGCCGTCTTCGCCGGCGCCAACTGCTGGAACAAGCCCGACTGGTCCACGGCGGTGTCCGTGCTGACCCTCCTGTTCGGCAAGAAACAGGTCGGCGTCAGTCTGGTCGACCACGACGGGCGCACCGCCGAGCCGCGGGCCGCGCTGAAGGCCACGCTCGGCCCGCCCGGGGGCGTGACCCAGAGCATTCTCAACGCCCTCACCACCATCGCGCCGCAGCCGCGGCCGGCCCCGCTGGACCGCCTGCTGGCCGAGTCCCTCCTGCACGCGTGCCTGCAGGCGCTGCGCAGCCCGGCCGCGCCCCACCCCCGCAAGGCAGCGCGGACTTATGAGACATTGTGCCTCTACGTGCAGGAGAATTTCCAGAACGCGCTCACCCGCGAGTCGGTGGCCCACAGCCTCGGCCTGTCCCCCAACCACGTCTCGCGCATCTTCCGGCGGGAGGGCTGCCTGCGCTTCAACGATTACGTCACGCTCGTCCGCATCGACCGGGCCAAATTCATGCTGAAGGAATACGGCAGTTCGCTGAAGGAGATCGCCGCCCACTGCGGCTATCAGGACGTCGCCTACTTCTGCCGCGTATTCCGCCGGGTCACCAAAGTCACCCCCACCGAATACCGCCTGAAGGGCCTGTAG
- a CDS encoding PTS fructose-like transporter subunit IIB yields MKIVAVTACPTGIAHTYMAAEQLEKTAKTLGHQIKVETQGAMGIENELSAKDIREADIAIFAVDIDVEQRERFNGKRIVQVPVQDAIKNPKAVLAKTLG; encoded by the coding sequence ATGAAAATCGTTGCCGTAACCGCATGCCCGACGGGCATCGCCCACACGTACATGGCTGCCGAGCAACTGGAGAAGACCGCCAAGACGCTGGGCCACCAGATCAAGGTGGAGACGCAGGGCGCGATGGGCATCGAGAACGAGCTGTCGGCCAAGGACATCCGCGAGGCGGACATCGCGATCTTCGCCGTCGATATCGACGTGGAGCAGCGCGAGCGCTTCAACGGCAAGCGGATCGTGCAGGTGCCGGTGCAGGACGCCATCAAGAACCCGAAGGCGGTCCTGGCGAAGACGCTGGGTTGA
- a CDS encoding TIM barrel protein produces MDRRTFLASSAVAGAAAALKLGPSASAQDAAAKPAGQHKFHLKYAPHFGQFRQHAGEDLLDQLKFIAEQGFTALEDNGMMGRPVEDQEKIGREMNRLGLTMGAFVAYAEFNEPTLVHDDAEARAKLIAGVKSAIETAKRVNGQWCIVVPGCVEPRLGWDYQTANLVEHLKAAADICAAAGLTIIIEPLNFRDHPRLFVSKIGQAYQICRAVNSPACKILNDIYHQQITEGDLIPNIDRAWSEIAYFHLGDNPGRKQPGTGEINFRGLFKHIHAKGYQGVLGMEHGQSPDGKAGEQAVIDAYVACDQF; encoded by the coding sequence ATGGATCGACGCACGTTCCTGGCCAGCAGCGCCGTCGCCGGCGCCGCGGCGGCTTTGAAGCTCGGGCCTTCCGCATCCGCCCAGGACGCGGCCGCGAAACCTGCAGGCCAGCACAAGTTCCACCTGAAATACGCGCCGCACTTCGGCCAGTTCCGCCAGCATGCCGGCGAGGATTTGCTCGACCAGCTCAAGTTCATCGCCGAGCAGGGCTTCACCGCCCTCGAAGACAACGGCATGATGGGCCGGCCCGTCGAAGACCAGGAAAAGATCGGCCGCGAGATGAACCGGCTGGGCCTGACGATGGGCGCGTTCGTGGCCTACGCCGAGTTCAATGAGCCCACGCTCGTCCACGATGATGCGGAGGCGCGCGCGAAGCTGATCGCCGGGGTGAAGTCCGCGATCGAGACGGCCAAACGCGTGAACGGCCAGTGGTGCATCGTCGTCCCCGGCTGCGTCGAGCCGCGCCTCGGCTGGGACTACCAGACCGCCAACCTGGTCGAGCACCTGAAGGCGGCGGCCGACATCTGCGCCGCGGCGGGCCTGACGATCATCATCGAGCCGCTTAATTTCCGCGACCATCCGCGCCTCTTCGTCAGCAAGATCGGCCAGGCCTACCAGATCTGCCGCGCGGTCAACAGCCCGGCGTGCAAGATCCTAAACGACATCTACCACCAACAGATCACCGAGGGCGATCTCATCCCCAACATCGATCGCGCCTGGAGCGAGATCGCCTACTTCCATCTCGGCGACAACCCGGGCCGCAAGCAACCCGGCACCGGCGAGATCAACTTCCGCGGCCTGTTCAAGCATATTCACGCCAAGGGTTACCAAGGCGTGCTTGGCATGGAGCACGGCCAGTCGCCCGATGGCAAGGCCGGCGAGCAGGCGGTCATCGACGCCTATGTCGCATGTGACCAGTTCTAG
- a CDS encoding glycosyltransferase family 39 protein, with amino-acid sequence MAMQLPNTPPLNRLERALATRCGWVCLAIVVVSAALRIAYFAELSAGPCLWQHRARETDMAFFDEWGRLIADGDWLTDRSLHPDHIWYRQIAEAYFQAYPDRRAAWERAPDGTVRDPAEALWDHWYDGKCFHQEPLYPYLIAATYRVFGPDVRWVFAWQMALGVCTNLLIYLTARRYFGELAAVVAVTLAVFCGPLLFFDLVLLRTTPTVFAALALVYLTGTVLARDRWPWWLLLGLCGGTTLLLQSSFVLFGCAVLGALVWRRRRQPILLARHVGALVLGAVLALAPAIARNVAVGVRSLALSSVAPIVFVAGNLADSDPMYGFQVNAARAARIMAVTDGRFGATVRTTLRTHTSGLSYVRQLLGKLYAAGHWYEQPNNANFYYYRLHAMTLRLTVVTFAGVVGLGVVGAVLLLLQRRAAWPLLAMLLTTLVPMLLFYVLARFRTPLLATLLPLAGYTAVRAADWLLQRRFGHAAAVLAGVAALSFVSLQPLPPGKPLITAFDYNAPYAAYYGPLEQRARDAGDWQQAADILRSSLRYEPPEVRAFGPARRAADEHEMELVRLYMAVYQRLADDLAHAGQPAAAAVAEERARALAAAAQ; translated from the coding sequence GCCTCTGGCAGCATCGCGCCCGCGAAACGGACATGGCGTTCTTCGACGAGTGGGGGCGGTTGATCGCCGACGGCGACTGGCTGACGGACCGCAGCCTGCATCCGGACCACATCTGGTACCGGCAAATTGCAGAGGCCTACTTTCAAGCCTATCCAGACCGGCGGGCCGCCTGGGAACGTGCCCCCGACGGCACGGTCCGGGACCCAGCGGAGGCTCTGTGGGACCATTGGTACGACGGCAAATGCTTCCACCAGGAGCCGCTCTATCCGTATCTCATCGCCGCGACGTACCGGGTGTTCGGCCCCGATGTGCGCTGGGTGTTTGCGTGGCAGATGGCGCTGGGGGTGTGCACCAACTTGCTGATCTACCTCACCGCCCGGCGGTACTTCGGCGAGCTGGCCGCCGTCGTGGCTGTTACGCTGGCTGTCTTCTGCGGGCCATTGTTATTTTTCGACCTCGTTCTGCTGCGCACCACGCCGACCGTGTTCGCCGCGCTCGCCCTAGTCTATCTGACCGGCACCGTCCTGGCGCGCGACCGCTGGCCGTGGTGGCTGCTGCTGGGACTGTGCGGCGGCACGACCCTGCTGCTGCAGTCCAGCTTCGTGCTCTTCGGATGCGCGGTGCTCGGCGCGCTGGTCTGGCGACGTCGACGTCAACCGATCCTGCTTGCGCGGCACGTCGGCGCGCTGGTGCTCGGCGCCGTGCTGGCGCTCGCGCCGGCGATCGCGCGCAACGTCGCCGTCGGCGTGCGGTCGCTGGCGCTGTCCAGTGTCGCGCCAATCGTCTTCGTCGCGGGCAACCTTGCTGACTCCGACCCCATGTACGGCTTTCAAGTCAACGCCGCCCGGGCCGCACGGATCATGGCCGTTACCGATGGCCGCTTCGGCGCCACCGTGCGGACCACGCTGCGCACGCACACGAGCGGCCTGAGCTACGTCCGCCAACTGCTCGGGAAGCTCTACGCCGCGGGGCACTGGTACGAACAGCCCAATAACGCCAATTTCTATTACTACCGCCTGCACGCGATGACGCTACGACTGACCGTCGTGACGTTTGCCGGTGTTGTCGGGCTGGGCGTGGTCGGGGCCGTCCTCCTGCTGCTGCAGCGGCGCGCGGCGTGGCCGTTGCTGGCGATGCTGCTGACCACCCTGGTGCCCATGCTGCTGTTCTACGTCCTGGCGCGCTTCCGGACGCCACTACTCGCGACCCTGCTCCCCCTGGCCGGCTACACCGCGGTGCGCGCCGCCGACTGGCTGCTGCAGCGCCGCTTCGGCCACGCCGCGGCGGTGCTGGCCGGCGTTGCCGCCCTGTCGTTCGTCAGCCTGCAGCCCCTGCCGCCGGGTAAGCCGCTCATCACGGCCTTCGACTACAACGCCCCGTACGCCGCCTACTACGGCCCGCTCGAACAGCGCGCCCGCGACGCCGGCGACTGGCAGCAGGCCGCCGACATCCTGCGATCCTCCTTGCGCTACGAGCCGCCAGAAGTCCGCGCCTTCGGCCCGGCACGCCGCGCCGCGGACGAGCATGAAATGGAACTCGTTCGGCTCTATATGGCGGTGTATCAACGGCTGGCCGACGACCTCGCGCATGCCGGCCAGCCCGCCGCCGCCGCGGTGGCCGAGGAGCGCGCCCGTGCCTTGGCGGCTGCCGCGCAGTGA